The genomic window TACTCGTTTGTAATCATCTACCGTTGAGCCAGCGACGTTTGCGATAATTGGAACATCGTATTTTTCAAGAGAAGGTAATTGATTTGCCATAACGGTTTCTAATCCCGGATTTTGCAATCCAATAGCATTTAACATTCCACTAGGTGTTTCAGCCACACGCGGAGTTGGATTACCATAACGCATGTCAGCGGTTGTGGCTTTTACCATAATGGCACCAAGTTTACTTAAATCATAATACTTAGCATATTCATCACCAAAACCAAAACACCCACTTGCTGGCATAATTGGATTTTTTAATTCTAACCCTGGGATACTCACACTCAAACGACTCATATTATCACGTCTCCTGCTTTAAATATTGGCCCTTCATCACAGACTTTTTTATTAACCTTAGGATCTTTCTTAGATTGGCAAACACACGCATAGCATGCTCCCACACCACAAGCCATTCTCTCTTCCATAGATAGATACACATGGGGATGATCTATAAAAGTCGTTTCAACTGCTCTTAGTAACCCTGGTGCACCACAAGCAAAAATTGCTTTAGGTTCTCCCGTTACAGGTTTAACTTTATCAATCAACATCCCAACATGACCTTTTACACCATATGAGCCATCATCTGTTGCAATATGTAACTGACCTAATGCACTGAATTCTTCTTCATAATACATCACATCTTTTGACGCAAAACCATTTAAGAAATAGATAGTTGCCCCTTTTTCTTTTAGTCTACGTCCTAACTCATAAAGAGGAGGAACACCAATTCCTCCACCTATTACATAAACAACATCATCTTTTTCTACCATCTCTATATCAAATCCATTACCTAAAGGTCCTAAACAATCGAGTTTATCTCCAATTTGACACTCGCTAAAAACTTTTGTGCCATCACCTTCAACACGGTAAATGATTTTGCACGTTTTATCGCCATGATTTACTTCTGCCAAACTGATTGGGCGTCTTAATAGTAAATCTTCTCTCGGAACACGAATATGAATAAATTGACCTGGTGTTACCATCTCTTGCGTTAAGTCTCCTCTTAACGTCATTTCGAATATACGTGGTGCTAATTCAACTTGATTGACAATCTCCATCATCTCTTGTTTCATATTCAATCTCCTTTTTTATAATGATAATGCTGTAAAGCTTCTAGCTTCTAATACTTTAAGAATTGCTTTTGTTGTATCAAGGGACGTCATAAGTGGCACACCATTTTCAACAGAAAAACGTCTTATTCTAAAGCCATCTGATGCTTCTTTCGCACTATTCCCTGTCGTGTTAATGACTAAGTTCACTCGTCCTGTTTTAATGCAGTCAATCACGTTATAATTTTTAGTATCTGCTATTTTTGCGACTGTTTCGACAATTAATCCATACTCCGTTAAGAATTTGCTTGTTCCTTCAGTTGCTAAGATACCATACCCAATATCTGAGAATCGTTTGGCTAATGCTAAAGCTTCTTCTTTGCAATCATCTGATATGGTAAACAACACATTACCATAGTCAGGTAAATGCATGCCACTTGCTTCAAATGCTTTGTAAAGAGCTTTTTCCATTGTACGATCTGTTCCCATAACTTCACCAGTGGATTTCATTTCTGGCCCTAATTGTGTATCCACTTCATGAAGTTTCGCAAATGAGAATACTGGTGCTTTCACATGAACCATTGGGCTTTCTTTATATAAACCTGGTTCATAACCAAACTCTGTTAATGTATGACCTAAAATTAATTGTGTCGCCAGTTTGGCCATTGGGATATCTGTTACTTTACTTAAGAAAGGAACTGTTCGGCTAGCACGAGGATTGACTTCAATCACGAAGACGTCTTCTCCTTGAGCGATAAACTGGATATTCATGATGCCTTTACAGTTCAACCCTTTAGCTAATTTTTGTGTGTAATCAACAATTTTATCAATCACTGGTTGACTTATTGTTTGAGGTGGATAGACTGCCATCGAATCTCCTGAATGAACACCCGCACGCTCGATATGTTCCATTATACCAGGTATTAATACATCTTCTCCATCACAAATCGCATCAACTTCACACTCTGTTCCAACAACATATCGGTCGATTAAAATTGGATGCTCTGGTGATGCTTTTACGGCTTCAACCATGTAACGTTTTAAGTCTTTTGTGCTCCAGACAATCTCCATCGCACGACCGCCTAAAACATAACTTGGTCTAACTAATACAGGATAGCCAATTCTTTCCGCAATTTTTATCGCGTCCGCTTCATTAGTCGCCGTTGCTCCTTCAGGTTGTGGAATACCTAATTCTTGTAACGCCTGTTCAAACTTGTCACGATTTTCTGCTCGATCTAAATCTTCTAAGGTTGTTCCAATAATTGGAATACCGTGTTTTGTTAATCCTTCTGCTAAGTTAATCGCTGTTTGACCACCAAACTGAACGATAACGCCCTTAGGTTGTTCTAACTCTACGATGTTAAGCACATCTTCTAATGTTAATGGCTCAAAGTATAATTTATCTGAAATTGAGAAGTCAGTTGAGACGGTTTCTGGATTGCTATTGATAATAATCGCTTCATAGCCTTGTTCTTGAATGGCTTTAACTGAGTGAACTGTCGCATAATCAAATTCTACCCCTTGACCGATACGGATTGGACCAGAACCAAGGACAATCACTGATTCTTTATCTGTTCTTACACTTTCGTTTTCTTCTTCATAAGTACTATAGAAATATGGTGTTTCAGAAGCAAATTCTCCAGCACATGTGTCCACCATTTTGTAAACTGGTAATATCTTGTTCTCAGTTCGGATATGTTTTACGTCTTCTACCGTCATATTCCATAATCTAGCAATCACAACATCTGCAATACCATAACGTTTCGCTTCTTTTAATACCTCGATATCGTTTGGATTGTTGGATAATGCATCTTCTAATTCGATGATGCGTTTGATTTTATCTAAGAAGAAGATATCAATTTTAGTAAACTGAGCAATGTCTTGAATCGTCATGCCTCGTCTAATACCTTCAGCTACTCTGAATAAACGGTCATCTTTTGCTTCCACCATTTGTTTGATTAACTCATCATCTGACAGGTCTTTTGATTCTTCTGAGTCAATATGATGTAACCCAATCTCTAAAGATCTCACTGCTTTTAGTAATGATTCTTCTATCGTACGACCTAACGCCATCACTTCTCCGGTTGCTTTCATTTGGGTACTTAATAATCTATCTCCGTGTTCAAACTTATCAAATGCCCAACGTGGAATTTTTGATACCACGTAATCTAATGCTGGTTCAAACATTGCATACGTTGTTTGTGTCACTGGATTTTTCATTTCATCAAGTGTTAAACCGACCGCTATTTTCGCTGCAATTTTTGCAATCGGGAATCCTGTTGCTTTACTTGCTAATGCTGACGAGCGACTCACTCGAGGATTTACCTCAATGACATAATAGTCATAACTATCTGGGTTTAAGGCTAACTGAACGTTACATCCCCCTTCAATTTCAAGGGCTTTAATAATTTTTAGTGACGCATCTCTTAATAGCTGAACTTCAACATCAGATAATGTTTGGCAAGGGGCAAACACGATGGAGTCACCAGTATGAATTCCAACAGGGTCGAAGTTTTCCATGTGACACACCACAATCGCTTGATTCTTTTTATCTCGCATCACTTCAAATTCGATTTCTTTGTAGCCAGCAATACTTTTTTCGATTAAACATTGGTCAACGGGAGAAAGGCTGATACCATTTTTTGTAATCGCAATTAATGACTCTTCATCATCACACATTCCCCCACCTGTTCCACCTAACGTAAACGCTGGACGAACAATAAGAGGATAGCCAATTTTCTTACCAAACTCTACCGCTTCTTCTACTGTATGAACAATCACACTTTCTGGAATTGGCTCATTTAACTCTTCCATTAACTGTTTAAATAAATCTCTATCTTCTGCTTGGTCAATGGCACTGATTTTAGTTCCTAGGAGTTCAATCCCTAATTCCTCTAAAATTCCTTTGTCATTTAATTCGATGGCCATGTTTAACCCTGTTTGTCCACCAAGTGTTGGAAGGATGGCATCTGGGCGTTCTTTTCTTAATACCTTTGTGACAAATTCTAACGTGATAGGCTCGATATAAACTTTATCAGCAATGTCTTTGTCTGTCATAATTGTCGCTGGGTTTGAGTTGATTAACACCACCTCATAACCTTCTTCTTTTAAGGCTAAACATGCTTGTGTACCGGCATAGTCAAATTCAGCTGCTTGTCCGATGATAATTGGTCCTGAACCAATCACTAATATTTTTTTTATATCGTCTCTTTTAGGCATGTTTATTCCCCCAGTTTTCCATTAATTCGATAAACTCGTCAAAAATTGATTCAGCATCATGTGG from Vagococcus martis includes these protein-coding regions:
- the carB gene encoding carbamoyl-phosphate synthase large subunit, which translates into the protein MPKRDDIKKILVIGSGPIIIGQAAEFDYAGTQACLALKEEGYEVVLINSNPATIMTDKDIADKVYIEPITLEFVTKVLRKERPDAILPTLGGQTGLNMAIELNDKGILEELGIELLGTKISAIDQAEDRDLFKQLMEELNEPIPESVIVHTVEEAVEFGKKIGYPLIVRPAFTLGGTGGGMCDDEESLIAITKNGISLSPVDQCLIEKSIAGYKEIEFEVMRDKKNQAIVVCHMENFDPVGIHTGDSIVFAPCQTLSDVEVQLLRDASLKIIKALEIEGGCNVQLALNPDSYDYYVIEVNPRVSRSSALASKATGFPIAKIAAKIAVGLTLDEMKNPVTQTTYAMFEPALDYVVSKIPRWAFDKFEHGDRLLSTQMKATGEVMALGRTIEESLLKAVRSLEIGLHHIDSEESKDLSDDELIKQMVEAKDDRLFRVAEGIRRGMTIQDIAQFTKIDIFFLDKIKRIIELEDALSNNPNDIEVLKEAKRYGIADVVIARLWNMTVEDVKHIRTENKILPVYKMVDTCAGEFASETPYFYSTYEEENESVRTDKESVIVLGSGPIRIGQGVEFDYATVHSVKAIQEQGYEAIIINSNPETVSTDFSISDKLYFEPLTLEDVLNIVELEQPKGVIVQFGGQTAINLAEGLTKHGIPIIGTTLEDLDRAENRDKFEQALQELGIPQPEGATATNEADAIKIAERIGYPVLVRPSYVLGGRAMEIVWSTKDLKRYMVEAVKASPEHPILIDRYVVGTECEVDAICDGEDVLIPGIMEHIERAGVHSGDSMAVYPPQTISQPVIDKIVDYTQKLAKGLNCKGIMNIQFIAQGEDVFVIEVNPRASRTVPFLSKVTDIPMAKLATQLILGHTLTEFGYEPGLYKESPMVHVKAPVFSFAKLHEVDTQLGPEMKSTGEVMGTDRTMEKALYKAFEASGMHLPDYGNVLFTISDDCKEEALALAKRFSDIGYGILATEGTSKFLTEYGLIVETVAKIADTKNYNVIDCIKTGRVNLVINTTGNSAKEASDGFRIRRFSVENGVPLMTSLDTTKAILKVLEARSFTALSL
- a CDS encoding dihydroorotate dehydrogenase electron transfer subunit: MKQEMMEIVNQVELAPRIFEMTLRGDLTQEMVTPGQFIHIRVPREDLLLRRPISLAEVNHGDKTCKIIYRVEGDGTKVFSECQIGDKLDCLGPLGNGFDIEMVEKDDVVYVIGGGIGVPPLYELGRRLKEKGATIYFLNGFASKDVMYYEEEFSALGQLHIATDDGSYGVKGHVGMLIDKVKPVTGEPKAIFACGAPGLLRAVETTFIDHPHVYLSMEERMACGVGACYACVCQSKKDPKVNKKVCDEGPIFKAGDVII